The following are from one region of the Candidatus Dadabacteria bacterium genome:
- a CDS encoding CBS domain-containing protein, with the protein MKAKDIMNSPVVTASEDDSLEQCARKMLEFGIAQLPVVNDEGMLVGFVSASDFIAKKTTVSFSRTEILQLFGQWFSKGEIEKVYEDAGRITAKEIMSTPAISIGPDESVIEVFEKLAGDGIHSVVVVKDERPVGLISVSDFLKLIVR; encoded by the coding sequence ATGAAAGCAAAAGATATAATGAACAGCCCAGTGGTTACTGCCAGCGAGGATGACTCGCTCGAGCAGTGCGCGCGCAAGATGCTTGAGTTCGGAATTGCCCAGCTTCCCGTAGTAAACGATGAAGGAATGCTTGTCGGGTTTGTCTCCGCAAGTGATTTTATCGCCAAAAAAACCACCGTTTCCTTCTCGAGAACCGAAATTCTTCAGCTTTTCGGACAGTGGTTTAGCAAGGGAGAAATCGAAAAAGTATACGAAGATGCGGGACGTATTACCGCAAAGGAAATAATGAGCACCCCAGCCATATCCATCGGCCCGGACGAATCGGTAATAGAGGTATTCGAAAAACTGGCCGGAGACGGCATCCACAGCGTCGTCGTGGTCAAAGACGAAAGACCCGTGGGGCTTATCTCGGTATCGGATTTTCTGAAACTCATCGTAAGATAA
- a CDS encoding BolA/IbaG family iron-sulfur metabolism protein yields METQQVREMIERGISTSFVEVEGDGTHFQAVVVSEQFRGKPPLERHKLVYAALGDAMESEIHAISIKTYTDDQWEKLKK; encoded by the coding sequence ATGGAAACGCAGCAGGTTCGCGAGATGATAGAACGGGGTATTTCAACGTCGTTTGTAGAGGTCGAAGGGGATGGGACCCATTTTCAGGCGGTCGTGGTGTCCGAGCAGTTCAGGGGCAAGCCGCCGCTTGAACGTCACAAGCTTGTTTACGCGGCGCTTGGAGACGCCATGGAATCTGAGATCCACGCCATCTCGATAAAAACCTACACGGATGATCAGTGGGAGAAGCTTAAGAAGTAA
- a CDS encoding peptide chain release factor-like protein gives MKSFGVSKEKQTALAKEMERLGIREEDIEETFTRSSGPGGQNVNKVATCVQLRHRPSGITVKVMRERSQALNRFLARRNLAEKIATLLYGEDSAEKKKTQRIIKQKKRRKRKTAKKLAGDGANAK, from the coding sequence ATGAAAAGCTTCGGAGTATCAAAGGAAAAACAGACGGCACTTGCCAAAGAGATGGAACGTCTGGGCATAAGGGAAGAAGATATAGAGGAAACTTTCACGAGATCCTCGGGACCCGGGGGGCAGAACGTAAACAAAGTAGCCACCTGCGTGCAGCTGCGACACCGCCCAAGCGGTATTACAGTGAAGGTTATGAGAGAGCGCTCTCAGGCGCTTAACAGATTCCTAGCCAGAAGAAATCTCGCCGAGAAAATCGCGACGCTGCTTTACGGAGAAGATTCCGCGGAAAAGAAAAAAACGCAGAGGATCATAAAACAGAAGAAAAGAAGGAAAAGAAAAACAGCGAAAAAGCTGGCCGGGGACGGCGCAAACGCCAAGTGA